GCCTGGCCGCGCCGACGCCGCCCTGCTGCTCGCGCAACTTGTCGTAGAGCTTCAGCAGGTCGGCGGGGATGGACGCGGCGACGAGCGCGCGCTCCTTCGTCACCGTGGCGGCCTCGCCGTCGAACTCCCCGAAGGCGGCGTCGCGGCGCGCGGTGGCGTCGTCGATCTTCCCCTGCACGGAGCCGACCCGCTCGCTCAGCTCGGCGACCCGCTCCTGCGCGGACTCGCGGCGCTCCATGACCTCCAGGACGATGTCCTCGAGGTCGCCCTGCCGCTTGGCGAGGGAGACGATCTCCTTCTGGAGGTTCTCCAGGTCCTTCGGCGAGGTGACCGCCCCGGAGTCCAGCCGCTGCTGGTCACGCGCGGCGCGCTGACGCACCTGGTCCACGTCCTGCTCGGCCTTGGTCTGCTCGCGGGCGGTGTCGCTGTCCTCGGTCTGCGCGGCCACCAGGAGGTCGCGCAGTTGCGTCAGGTCCTTGTTCAGCGACTCGATCTCGGTGTGCTCGGGCAGGGACCTCCGCTTGTGCGCGAGCTGCTGGAGCCGGGCGTCGAAAGCCTGGACGTCGAGGAGTCGGATCTGGTCGGCGGGCTCGGCGTTCAGTTGGGGGCTCCCGGTGTTTCGGTGGCGGGTGTGGCGGGGGTGGCGGGTGTGGACGCCGCGTGGGCGGTCCAGGGGTCGGTGACCGTACGGGAGACATGGACCCGAAGGCCCCATTCCCTCCGGTCGGAGATCTCGTCGAGCTGGGCGGCGGCCAGCTCGCACCAGGGCCACTCGGTGGCCCAGTGCGCCGCGTCGAGCAGCGCGAGAGGTGAGTGGGGGGTGCCGTGGGCGCTGTCGGCGCTGTGGGCGCGGTCCGCGATGAACTCCGACGCCGGGTGGTGGCGCAGGTCCGCGGTGAGGAAGGCGTCGACGCCGGCCGCTCGGACGTGGTCGAAGAGGCTGTCGCCGGACCCGCCGCTGACGGCGACGGTCCGCACCGTCGCCTCCGGGTCCCCCGCCACCCGGATGCCCTGCGCGGTCGCGGGCAGCCGCTCGGCGGCGCGGGCTGCGAGCTCGCGGACGGTGAGCGGGTGGTCGAGTTCGCAGACGCGGCCGAGACCGCGCCGCCCCTCGGGGTCGCTCGGGTCCGGCACGAGCGGCCGTACGACCCGCAGGTCGAGGGCGCCGGCGAGGGCGTCGCTCACCCCCGGGTCGGCGGTGTCGGCGTTGGTATGGGCGACGTGCAGGGCGATGTCGTTCTTGATGAGGGTGTGCACCACACGGCCCTTGAAGGTGCCGGCCGCGACGGTCGTCGTCCCGCGCAGATACAGCGGGTGGTGGGTGACGAGCAGATCGGCACCGAGCCGCACGGCCTCGTCGACGATCTCCTGGACGGGATCGACGGCGAACAGAACCCGGGAGACCTCCTGCTCGGGGTCGCCCACGACGGTACCGACCGCGTCCCAGGACTCGGCCCGTTCGGCGGGCCACAGGTTCTCCAGCGCGGTGATGACTTCAGACAGACGGGGCACGGGGAAAGGCTACCTGGCCGTTCTGCGAACCCGTACCGATGCACACCGCTTCCGCGACCCTCAGGCGAATCGCTTCTGCACCACTCTTATGAGGGAGCGGACCGCCCGTCGGTCCCACGTCCGCGCGTACGAAAACTAGCTTCGTGGCCGGAGGTGGCGGAACGATGACGATGCCGGCCTGTGCGATCGAGCCCACCGCGGCGGACGGGGCGAACGACGGGGTGAACCCCGAGGTCCCCTACGGGGAGAACTTTGAGGTCCCTGAGGCGCTCTACGGGAGGAACCTCGAGGTACCTCAGGCACCTGAGGTACCTGACGTCTCTGAGGTTCCCGAGGTCGCACCCGAGGCCGCCGTTGAGGTCCCCCTTGAGGCCGCCCATGTGACCCCTGCGGCCTCAGCCGTTCCTGCGGCCCATGTGGCCCACGTGGCCTCTACGGTCCCTGTGGCCTTTACGGTCCCTGTGACCCCCGCGGTCCCCGAGCGCAGCCGCGCCGAGCGTACGCCGCCGCACGCTGACCGCGTGATCGCGGACTGCGTGATCACGGCGGACGGCGCCTACGCCGCGCGCCTCGCCCGCAGCGGTGACTCCTGGTTCCCGGAGCGCTGGACCCTGGACGGCCCCGAGCCGTACGCCGTACCGCTGCCCGGCAACCAGCCCGAGGAGCCCGGCACGCAGGTGCAGCCGATGGCCGACGGCCGGGTCCTGATCCGGCGGCCGACCGACGGACGGCACGCCTTCTCCCTGCTGTACCCGACCGGCCCCGACACGGGCGAACTGCCGCTGGGCGCCGTCGAGTGCCCGGACGAGGGCACCCGGCTGCACCTGCTCCCCCCGGCCCCCTGCGGGAGACGCGCGTACGCCCTCGCCGTCGGCCGCTGGACGACGACCCTGTGGCTGGTCGCGGGCGGCTCCTTCGGCCCCGAGCACGTCGCCGAGATCCCCGGCCGCTGCTCGGGCGGCGTCTGGCTCGACCGTACGGGCCGGATGCTCGCGCTGGACCGTGAGGCCGGCGGCCGGACCAAGGCGATCGTGGTGGACCTGGAGCGCGGCGGCGAGGTGTCGCCGCTGCTGCAGATCTCCGCCGACAGCGACGACCGGCTGCTGCTCGCCGACCCCGACAGCGGCCTGCTGCTCATCGGCTCCGACGCCCCCTCACCGGGCGAGGCCCGCCTGGGCTGGGGGGTCCTCGGCAGCACCCTGCCGGTCCGCTTCCCGGAGTCCCTGCACCTGCCCGGCCACACCCTCACCCCGTTCGCGATCCAGCCGGGCCAGGTGCTCCTGCCGGAGGCCTGCGCGGTGGCGCTGCGCATCGACGGCCACTACGGCGGCCACTTCGGCACCTGGGTCGGCGTGTGGCGCCCGGCCGACCGCCGACTGCACCAACTCGCCGCCCCTGACGGCTGGTTGGCGGGCAGCGGGCTGTGGACACCGGGGGGCGTCCTCCGTCTGCCGTACGCCACGGAGGCGGAACCCTGCGGGGTGGCACCGCTGCCGGCACCACCACCGGCACCTGTCTCTGCGCCGCCCTCACCGGTCCCCGCCCAACCACCCCTCGCCCTCCGTCCGATCCCCCTCCAACAAGCCCCTCTCGGCAGCCTTGTAACGAAGTAGCTGCGGTTGGCGTGGCCGCCTGGATTCACCCCTCGGTGTGCTGGATAAAATCGCCCGGCTGTACAGAAAGATCATGTTGACGGGGTGAACTTTTCCGATGAGCGACGCAAGCACGAAGCAGCCGCTGTCCGCCGACTCCCAGGAGACGGCCGGTCACGGCCGGCACCGGGGCCCGGTCTCGTCCCACGACGGCGACTCGGCCCCGCACGGCCGGCACCGCAAGCCGGCCGAGAGCAGGACCGAGGACAGGGCCGAAGCGACTGTCTGAGCAGTACGAGCAGTACGAGCAGTACACGGCAGGCAGTCTGAGCAGTACGCGGTAGACCGAAGGGGCTCCGGACGTCCGACGACGGACGACCGGAGCCCCTTCGCTTGCCTTACCTCTACCTCTACCTCTACCTCTGTCTCTGTCTCTGTCTCTGTCTCTGTCTCTGTCTCTGTCTCTGTCTCTGTCTCTGTCTCTGTCTCTGTCTCTGTCTCTGTCTCTGTCTCTGTCTCTGTCTCTGTCCCTATCTCTCCGCGCGCCGCAGCCCCAGCACCTCCGCCGCCGCGAACGTCTCCCCCGGCGGCCGGTCCGCGTAGTGCGGGGTGAGGACGGCGTCGAGCTCGTCGTAGCTGAAGGTGTCCTGCTTGCTGTCGAACTTCGCCTGGACACGCGGCCGTTCGACGACGGCGACCATCCCGCCGTGCACGACGAGCAGTTGCCCGTTGATGCGGGCGGCGGCCGGCGAGGCCAAGTAGCCGACCAGCGGGGCGACATGCTCGGGGGCGAGGGGGTCGAGGCCGCCCTCGGCCGACTGGTCGACGCCGGCGAAGACGTCCTCCGTCATCCTGGTGCGGGCGCGCGGGCAGATGACGTTGGCCGTCACCCCGTACTTGGCGAGCGCGAGCGCGGAGGACGTCGTCAGTCCGACGATCCCCCCTTTCGCGGCAGCGTAGTTGGGCTGCCCGGCCGAGCCCGCGAGGAACGCCTCCGACGAGGTGTTCACGATCCGCCCGTACACCGGCCCGCCCGCCGCCTTGGACCGCTCACGCCAGTGCGCGGCGGCGAACCGGGTCGTGTTGAAGTGGCCTTTGAGGTGCACCCGGACGACCGCGTCCCACTCCTCCTCGGCCATCGAGAAGACCATCCGGTCGCGCAGGATGCCCGCGTTGTTGACGACGACGTCCAGCTTGCCGAACGTGCCGACGGCCAACTCGACCAGTTCGCACGCCTGTCGGAAGTCGGACACGTCCCCGGTGTGAACGAGTGCGGTGCCGCCGGCCGCCCGGATCTCCGCCGCGACCTCCTCCGCGGGGCCCACCGACGCCTCGCCCGAGCCGTCCCGCCCCGGCTGCCCGTAGTCGTTGACGACGACGGCCGCGCCGAGCCGGGCCAGCTCCAGCGCCTCGGCCCGGCCGAGCCCGCGCCCGGCGCCGGTGACGATCGCCGACAGCCCTTCCAGTGGCAGTGCCATCCCCAAGTCCCCGCCCCTCAGATCGCCTTGCACTCTCACATCACTCAGCTATATGCAGGTTCAGATCTCTATGCAGGTGCGGAGCGCCGCGCCTGTGCGCATCTGGTCCAGCGCCTCGTTGATCTCGGAGAGCGCCACGCGGTGGGTGATCAGGCCCGACAGGTCGATCCGGCCGGTCCGCCACAGGGCGATCGTCCGCTCGTAGGAGCGCAGGACGTCCCCGCCGCCGTACATCGAGGGCAGGATGCGCTTCTCGTCGAAGAACAGCTCGAACATGCTGAGTTGGAGATAGTCGTCGAGAGCTCCCGCGCCGACGACGACGAGGGTGCCGCCGCGCCGGGTGTTCTCGTACGCGGTGCGGGCGGTGGCGGAACGGCCGACGACCTCGAAGACGTAGTCGAATCCCTCGCCGCCGGTGACCTGTTGCTTGGCGCCCGGCAGCTCGTCCGGTGAAACGGCCTTCGTGGCACCGAACTTGAGCGCGGACTCGCGGCGCGAGGCGACCGGGTCGACGGCGACGATCTCGGCGGCGCCCTTGAGCCGCGCGCCCTGGATCGCGGAGATGCCGACGCCGCCGCAGCCGATGACGGCGACCGTCGAACCGGCCTGCACGTCAGCGGTGTTGAGCGCGGCGCCGAGTCCGGTGGTCACGCCGCAGCCGATGAGGGCGGCGACGTCGAAGGGGACGTCGTCGGGGATCGGGACGGCGCAGCCCGCGTCGACCACGACCTCCTCGGCGAAGGTGCCGGTGCCGGCGAAGCCGAAGACGTCTCCGCCGGGCCGCCTGAAGTTGGGAGTGCCCGCGTTCATGAAGCCGGCCAGGCACAGTTGGGTCTGGCCGCGCTTGCAGGCGGGACACGCCCCGCAGGCCGGCAGCCAGCAGACGACGACCCGGTCACCGGGCTTCAAGTGGCTGACGCCGTCGCCGACTTCGAGGATCTCGCCCGCGCCCTCGTGACCGGGCACGAACGGCGCGGGCTGCGGCAGCACCCCGCCCATCGCGGACAGGTCCGAGTGGCACAGTCCCGTGGCCCGCACCCGGATCCTGACCCGTCCGGGGCCGAAGCCCACCGCCTCGACGTCGTCGAGGACCTCCAGCTTGTCCTGACCGATCTCGTGCAGTACGGCTGCGCGCATGGTGCGGCTCCCCTCAAGTCCCCTCGGATGTTGGGCGGTTCAGGAAGTGCTTCAGACGGTGGTTCAGGAGGTGCTTCAGAACGTGGTCAAGGAAGTGGTTCAGAAGGTGGTTCAGGTGTGTTCGACGATCGTGTCGGTGAGGACGGGCGCGTCGCCGCGCTCGACCGCGCTCACGGCCACCCGCACCTCGCCAGCCCCGCGCCACAGCCGGATGCGCAGGGTCTCGCCGGGGAAGACGACCCCGGCGAAGCGGGTGCTGTACGAGCGCACCCGGCTCACGTCGCCGTCGAGCAGGGTGTCGACGACCGCCTTGAGCGTGATGCCGTACGTGCACAGGCCGTGCAGGATGGGCCGCTCGAACCCGGCGAGCTTCGCGAACTCGGGGTCGGCGTGCAGCGGGTTGTAGTCACCGGAAAGCCGGTAGAGCAGGGCCTGGTCCTCGCGAACGGCCCGTTCGACCGTCCGGTCCGGCTCACCGGCGGGTGGTCGGAGGCGGGCGGACGGCCCCCGGTCGCCGCCCCAGCCGCCCTCGCCCCGGACGAAGATCTGGGCGTCGTTGGTCCACAGCGGCCCGTCCGCGTCGGCGACCTCGGTGCGCATGACGAGGAGGGCGGCCTTGCCCTTGTCGTACACGCCGGCGATGCGCCCGGTGGCGGTCGCCCGGCCGGTCACCGGGATCGGACGGTGGATCTCCAGGCGCTGGCCGCCGTGCAGGACCCGGGCGAGGTCGACGTCGACGCCGGGCATGGACAGTCCGCTGATCACACCGGGCGAGCCGGAGCCCGCGACGGTGGCGAAACTGGGCAGGACGTGCAGCCGTGACTCCAGCGTGTAGCGCAGTTCGTCGCCGTCGGTGGCGGGGCTCGGCTTGTCGGGGTTGGCGCCCGCGCCGATGCCGAGGTGGTACAGCAGGACGTCCCGGTGGCCCCAGGTGATCTCGCCGGTCCGGGGTTCGGCGGCGAGCGCCTTGGCTGCGTCGATGGGCATGGAGCTCCTGACAACTCGGGTCGATCGGACCACTCAGATCGATCGGACTGCTCGGACCGCTCGGATCGGTCAGATCGCTCGGATCACTCAGAGACCTCGGCACGGCCGTCCGCACCGATCGGCCGCACCGAGGTCGTGACGGGGCCGCGGAACCCGCCCGCTCTAGAACGCGTTCCAGTGCGGCGACCCCTGTATAGCCCAGGCCCCGGCACTTGTGAAGACACCTGACGGCATGTCAGATACGGGACTCGGATACGGCCACCCATGACATTTGTCCCGGCCGAGTGCGTACATCCGGCACTGCCGCGGGCGGGCTCACGGCCGTAGCGTCGAAGACAGCCGCACAGCCGTGGAACGACGGAACCGGGGGACGGAGCATGGACATGGGCAAGGGCACAGGCACGGGCACGGGCAAGGGCACGGGCACGGGCACGGGCACGGGCAGGGACTTGGGCAGGGGCACGGGCAAGGGCACGGGCAAGGGCACGGGCAAGGGCACGGGCAGGGACTTGGGCAGGGGCACGGGCATGGCGAGGACGCTGGAGGAACGGCGGCGCGCGCTGGCCTGCCGGCGGGACGCCTGGCGCGCGGCCTACCGCGAGGGGCGGAAGCAGCAGCGGTACTGGCGGGACAACAAGCACCGCCTGAAGGCCGAGTGCAAGGCCGCCCGCAAGGCCGGGCAGGTCTCCGAGGAGCCCGGCCCGCCGGCCAACGGCTTCTCGCTGCTGCCGTGGCTGCTGATGGGGATGGGCGCGTTCTCCAACCTGTTCCAGGGCCAGACCCCGAACCCCTGGATCGGCGGCCTGGGCGTCCTGACGTTCAACTCGCTCTACATCTACGTCGCCTTCCGCTCGTTCGCCAAGGACTGCCGCGACACCCTGTCGACCCGGCTGGCCCTCGCCGGCCTCGGCGTGGTGGCCTGCGCCCTCGCCCTCGGCTACGGCGGCAACTGGCTGCTCTTCCTGCCACTGTTCGGCCTCGCGACGGGCGCCGTCCTGCGCGGCCGCCACCTGCGCAGCCTGGGGACGGCCGTGGCGGTCCTCGCCGGAGTGATCGCCTGCGTCCACGACGGCTGGAACGGCCTGACCATCGCCTACGCCACCTGGATCTCGACCATGGTGACGGCCGCGATCCTCTCCCTCTCCGAGGCCGTACGGGACCTGCGCGCCGCCCGCGAGGAGCTGGCCCGCCGGGCCGTGGAGGAGGAACGGCTGCGCTTCTCCCGCGATCTGCACGACCTGCTCGGCCACACGCTCTCGGTGATCGTGGTGAAGTCGGAGGCGGCCAGACGGCTGGCACCGCGCGACATGGACGCGGCCCTCTCGCAGGTCGCGGACATCGAGGCGGTGGGCCGGCAGGCGCTGACCGAGATCCGGGAGGCGGTCACCGGCTACCGCGAGGGCAGCCTGGTCACGGAGCTGGACCGGGCCCGCTCGGCCCTGACGGCGGCGGGCGTCGAACCGTCGGTGAGCCGGTCCGGGCCGCCGCCCGAGCCGCAGACCGCGGCCCTGCTGGGCTGGGTGGTGCGCGAGGCGGTCACCAACGTCGTCCGGCACAGCGGCGCGACCCGCTGCCGGATCACCGTGTCGGGCACCCCGGAACGAGTCCGCCTGACGGTGACGGACAACGGCACCGGCGCCCCGGCCGCCGACGACTGCCGCCCACCCGGCACCGGCCTGACCGGCCTGCGCGAACGCCTCACCACAGCGGGCGGCGCGCTGACAGCGGGCCCGGAACCACACGGCGGCTTCACTGTCACGGCGGAACTGCCGGCGGAACTCCCGGTGGAGCCACCGGCGGAACTCCCGATGGGCTCACACGCGGGCGGGCGCGGAGACGGGTGCCCCCCGACTTCGGCCCCATCCCCTGCCCCCGCCCCGGCACCGGCCCCCGCCGACACCGCGCCGTCCATGGCCGTCGGACCTACCCTTGGGCCGTGACCGAGACGCCGGGTTGGCCCGTGAACGAGATGCCCCGTGACCACCGCCCCGCCAAGTCCATCAGGGTGCTGCTCGCGGAGGACCAGGGCATGATGCGCGGGGCGCTGGCCCTGCTGCTGGGGCTGGAGGCCGACATCGAGGTGGTCGCACAGGTCGGCACCGGGGACGCGATCGTGGACGCGGCCCTCCTCCACCGCCCGGACGTCGCGCTCCTCGACATCGAGCTCCCCGGCATCAGCGGCCTGGACGCCGCCGCCGAGCTGCGCGAGCAGGCGCCGGACTGCCGGGTGCTGATCCTGACCACGTTCGGCCGGCCGGGCTACCTGCGCCGGGCCATGGAGGCCGGGGCCGCCGGTTTCCTGGTGAAGGACGGTCCGGTGGAGGAGCTGGCGGCGGCGATCCGCCGGGTGCTGACCGGGGAGACGGTGGTCGACCCGGCGCTCGCCACGGCCGCGCTGAGCGCCGGCCCGAACCCGCTCACCGCCCGCGAGTGCGACGTACTGAAGGCGTCCGTGGACGGCGCGACGGTCGCCGATATCGCCGCCCGGCTGCACCTGTCCGAGTCCACGGTCCGCAACTACCTGTCCTCCGCGATCGGCAAGACGGGCACCCGCAACCGGATGGAGGCGATGCGGGAGGCACGTCAGCAGGGCTGGCTGTAGTGGCTGGCTGTAGGTACTGGTTGCCGAGGCCGGCTGTAAGGACTGGACCACTGCTGGCATAGTGCCGGGATGCGTTTACCCATACCCCTACGGATATCGATCCTCCGTCGTCCGGCCGCCCTGCTGACCGCTCTCACGGCCGTGTTCGCGTCGGCGTCGGCCTCCGTACCCGCCGTGGCCGACGGGTATGACGAGTCCGACCAGGTAGTGATGCGCTTCGAGACCGTGAAGACCTTCGTCATGTACAACGCCGACGAGGGGGCCAGGGCCTCGAACGACGACTTCGTCGTCCCCGTCTTCGTCGAGCCGAGCAAGGGCGGCGAACGGGCCCACAACGTCAAGGTCGTCGTGGACGCGTCGGGGCTGGCGGGCATCGCCCGGCTCGGCGACAACCGCGCGTGCGAGGCCGAGGGCCCGATCTACACCTGCGGCTACGGCGACCTGCAGAACGGCGACGGCGAGAGCTACACGCCCCTCACCCTCCTCGGCGTGGACGGCGTCGAGCCGGGCGACAGCGGGACGGTGACGTACACCGCCACCGCCGACAACGCGCCCACCATCACCAGCACCACCCGCATGACCGTCGGCGGGCCGACGCTGTCCGCACCCGGGCGGGAGGAGGCCGTGAACGGACTGGCACCCGGGAAGCCCGCGACCGTGACCCCACAGCTCGCCAACAACACGGGCTTCCCCGCGCAGCAGCCCGTCGCCCTCCAGGTCAACGTGTCGGACGGCCTGACGCTGACCGCCCGGCACAGCAACTGCTTCTACGCCGGGCCCACGCCCACCTCCGCATGGTGCACGTTCCCCACGAAGCCCGCGCCGGGCGCCGCCTACCGCACGAGCGCCCCGCTGGTCTACACGGTCACCGCGCCCGACAAGCTGACCGGCGAGGTGACCTACGCCTGGTCGTCGGCGCCGCAGAAGCCCGCCGACCACACCGTGCGCGGCACCGGCGCCCCGCTCACCCTGGTCCGCACCGCCGCGCACAAGGACTTCGGCGACAGCCAGGGCAGGGTCGCCGTGACCACCGATGTGCAGGCCGACTACCGTCCGGTCACCGCGACCGTGCGGGGCCGGGTCGGCGACACGGTGAAGGTGCGGCTGGGGGTGGACGCCCTCGGCCCCGGCCGGCCGCCCGGCGACGAGGAGTTGGGCTACTTCGAGGTGGTCCCGCCGGAGGGCACCACGGTCACCTCCATCCCGTACACCTTCGAGGACGACGGCGGGAAGTGGGCGTGCGACCGGCCGGGGACGCCGGGCGGGGCGTTCATCTGCGAGATCGGCTACGACAGTTTCCTCGAGGCCCGGCACGAGGACGGCACGACCGCCATCGACTTCCACATCCGCATCGACCGACAGGTCCCCGGCGCGAAGGGCACCATCAGCACCTACAACCCCTTCGACCGCACCCCCGGCAACGACGTCGCCGCGATCCCCCTGGAGGCGTCCCCCGCCCCGCCGTACCGCTCCGTCCTCCGCCCCGCCGTACTCGTACCGACGACCCTGGCGGCACTGGCGGGCGCGCTCCTCTGCTTCCGCCTCCGCCGTCGTCGCCGCAGGGATACGACTTCCTAGATACCGGCGCCCGTGCGCCGCAGCACCCGCAGCGAGCCGGTGTCCGAGACCTCCGTGAAGGCTCCGGAGGCCAGGGCTCGCAGGTAGACGCGGTAGGGGGCCTGGCCGGTGAACTCGTCGACCGGGTCGGGGAACACGTCGTGGATGACGAGGAACCCGCCCTCGGCGACATGCGGGGCCCAGCCCTCGTAGTCGGAGGTGGCGTGCTCGTCGGTGTGGCCGCCGTCGACGAAGACGAGGCCGAGGGGCGCGTTCCAGAACGCGGCGATCTGCGGCGACCGTCCGACCAGCGCGACCACGTGCTCTTCGAGGCCGGCCCGGTGCAGGGTCCGGCGGAAGGTGGGCAGCGTGTCCATCAGGCCGATCTCGGGGTCGACGGTCTCCGGGTCGTGGTAGTCCCAGCCCGGCTGCTGCTCCTCGCTGCCCCGGTGGTGGTCGAGTGTGAGCGCGCTGACCCCGGCCTGGCGGGCCGCGTCCGCGAGCAGGATCGTGGAACGCCCGCAGTAGGTGCCGACCTCGAGCAACGGCAGCCCGAGCGCACCCGCCTCGACGGCGACGGCGTACAGCGCGAGCCCCTCGTCGACCGGCATGAACCCCTTCGCCGCCTCGAACGCGGCCAGAATCTCGGGCTTGGGCGCCGCGGACATGGGGAGCCTTTCGGTTGGTCGTACGCAGGTATGGGACCTCATGCTGCCGTACCCCCGCCGATCGATCGACAGGGGGTACGGAGAGGGCGGCGCAGAGCGGGAACAGGGGCGTTCTGCCCGGTGTCCGTCAGACGGGGTCCGTCAGACGGTGACCGTCGCGCTCGGGAGGGCCAGGTCCAGGTCCACCGGGCGTTCGTCGCCCGCGTGGGTCGCGGAGCTCGCCAGCGGTCCGTGGCCGGTGGCCTTGGCGGCCAGAACATACGCGCCCTGGGCCGGGACGGCGAGGGCGTAGCCGCCGTCCTCGTCCGACAGGGTGGCGCCGGCCTGCCGGCCGCGGCGGTCGATCAGGGTGACCTTGGCGCGGGCGACCGGCGCGCCGTCGGCGTCCAGGACCCTCCCGCGAAAGCCCCGCAGAGCCTCCTGCGCGCGCTCCAGGTCGGCGTTCTCCTCGCTGCCGGCGTGCAGTTGCGCGGCCGTCGAGGGGCGCTGCTGCTTCGGCAGGAAGAGGGCGAGGACCAGGCCGACGGCGACGGCGGCCGTGGCGATCAGGAAGGAGACGCGGAAGCCGTGCATGGTCGGGACCGCGACGCCGCCCACGTCGTTCGCGGTGTTGGCCAGCACCATGCCGATGACGGCGCTCGACACCGACGTACCGATGGACCGCATCAGGGTGTTGAGACCGTTGGCCGCGCCGGTCTCCGAGGCCGGGACCGCGCCGACGATCAGCGCGGGGAGGGAGGAGTAGGCGAGGCCGATGCCGGCGCCCAGGACGACCGAGATGACGAGGCTCTGCCAGGCGGCGCTCATCAGGCCGAGGCCGGCGCCGTACCCGATCGCGATGATCAGCATGCCGAGGATCAGGGTGAACTTGGGGCCGTACTTCGCGGAGAGGCGGGCGTAGACGGGCGCGGTGATCATCATCGTCAGGCCGAGCGGCGCGACGAGCAGACCGGCGGCGACCATCGACTGGCCGAGGCCGTAGCCGGTGGCCTTCGGCAGTTGGAGGAGCTGCGGCAGGACCAGGGAGACGACGTAGAACGAGACGCCGACCATGATCGAGGCCAGGTTGGTGAAGAGGACGGCGGGGCGGGCCGTGGTGCGCAGGTCCACCAGCGGGGCCTTCACCCGCAGCTCCATCAGG
The Streptomyces sp. NBC_01485 genome window above contains:
- a CDS encoding zinc ribbon domain-containing protein, with the translated sequence MNAEPADQIRLLDVQAFDARLQQLAHKRRSLPEHTEIESLNKDLTQLRDLLVAAQTEDSDTAREQTKAEQDVDQVRQRAARDQQRLDSGAVTSPKDLENLQKEIVSLAKRQGDLEDIVLEVMERRESAQERVAELSERVGSVQGKIDDATARRDAAFGEFDGEAATVTKERALVAASIPADLLKLYDKLREQQGGVGAARLLQRTCQGCRQELAITDVNEIRSAPRDTVVRCENCHRILVRTSESGL
- a CDS encoding Nif3-like dinuclear metal center hexameric protein produces the protein MPRLSEVITALENLWPAERAESWDAVGTVVGDPEQEVSRVLFAVDPVQEIVDEAVRLGADLLVTHHPLYLRGTTTVAAGTFKGRVVHTLIKNDIALHVAHTNADTADPGVSDALAGALDLRVVRPLVPDPSDPEGRRGLGRVCELDHPLTVRELAARAAERLPATAQGIRVAGDPEATVRTVAVSGGSGDSLFDHVRAAGVDAFLTADLRHHPASEFIADRAHSADSAHGTPHSPLALLDAAHWATEWPWCELAAAQLDEISDRREWGLRVHVSRTVTDPWTAHAASTPATPATPATETPGAPN
- a CDS encoding 3-oxoacyl-ACP reductase codes for the protein MALPLEGLSAIVTGAGRGLGRAEALELARLGAAVVVNDYGQPGRDGSGEASVGPAEEVAAEIRAAGGTALVHTGDVSDFRQACELVELAVGTFGKLDVVVNNAGILRDRMVFSMAEEEWDAVVRVHLKGHFNTTRFAAAHWRERSKAAGGPVYGRIVNTSSEAFLAGSAGQPNYAAAKGGIVGLTTSSALALAKYGVTANVICPRARTRMTEDVFAGVDQSAEGGLDPLAPEHVAPLVGYLASPAAARINGQLLVVHGGMVAVVERPRVQAKFDSKQDTFSYDELDAVLTPHYADRPPGETFAAAEVLGLRRAER
- a CDS encoding Zn-dependent alcohol dehydrogenase encodes the protein MRAAVLHEIGQDKLEVLDDVEAVGFGPGRVRIRVRATGLCHSDLSAMGGVLPQPAPFVPGHEGAGEILEVGDGVSHLKPGDRVVVCWLPACGACPACKRGQTQLCLAGFMNAGTPNFRRPGGDVFGFAGTGTFAEEVVVDAGCAVPIPDDVPFDVAALIGCGVTTGLGAALNTADVQAGSTVAVIGCGGVGISAIQGARLKGAAEIVAVDPVASRRESALKFGATKAVSPDELPGAKQQVTGGEGFDYVFEVVGRSATARTAYENTRRGGTLVVVGAGALDDYLQLSMFELFFDEKRILPSMYGGGDVLRSYERTIALWRTGRIDLSGLITHRVALSEINEALDQMRTGAALRTCIEI
- a CDS encoding MaoC/PaaZ C-terminal domain-containing protein — translated: MPIDAAKALAAEPRTGEITWGHRDVLLYHLGIGAGANPDKPSPATDGDELRYTLESRLHVLPSFATVAGSGSPGVISGLSMPGVDVDLARVLHGGQRLEIHRPIPVTGRATATGRIAGVYDKGKAALLVMRTEVADADGPLWTNDAQIFVRGEGGWGGDRGPSARLRPPAGEPDRTVERAVREDQALLYRLSGDYNPLHADPEFAKLAGFERPILHGLCTYGITLKAVVDTLLDGDVSRVRSYSTRFAGVVFPGETLRIRLWRGAGEVRVAVSAVERGDAPVLTDTIVEHT
- a CDS encoding sensor histidine kinase, which produces MARTLEERRRALACRRDAWRAAYREGRKQQRYWRDNKHRLKAECKAARKAGQVSEEPGPPANGFSLLPWLLMGMGAFSNLFQGQTPNPWIGGLGVLTFNSLYIYVAFRSFAKDCRDTLSTRLALAGLGVVACALALGYGGNWLLFLPLFGLATGAVLRGRHLRSLGTAVAVLAGVIACVHDGWNGLTIAYATWISTMVTAAILSLSEAVRDLRAAREELARRAVEEERLRFSRDLHDLLGHTLSVIVVKSEAARRLAPRDMDAALSQVADIEAVGRQALTEIREAVTGYREGSLVTELDRARSALTAAGVEPSVSRSGPPPEPQTAALLGWVVREAVTNVVRHSGATRCRITVSGTPERVRLTVTDNGTGAPAADDCRPPGTGLTGLRERLTTAGGALTAGPEPHGGFTVTAELPAELPVEPPAELPMGSHAGGRGDGCPPTSAPSPAPAPAPAPADTAPSMAVGPTLGP
- a CDS encoding response regulator transcription factor, whose translation is MPRDHRPAKSIRVLLAEDQGMMRGALALLLGLEADIEVVAQVGTGDAIVDAALLHRPDVALLDIELPGISGLDAAAELREQAPDCRVLILTTFGRPGYLRRAMEAGAAGFLVKDGPVEELAAAIRRVLTGETVVDPALATAALSAGPNPLTARECDVLKASVDGATVADIAARLHLSESTVRNYLSSAIGKTGTRNRMEAMREARQQGWL
- a CDS encoding class I SAM-dependent methyltransferase, encoding MSAAPKPEILAAFEAAKGFMPVDEGLALYAVAVEAGALGLPLLEVGTYCGRSTILLADAARQAGVSALTLDHHRGSEEQQPGWDYHDPETVDPEIGLMDTLPTFRRTLHRAGLEEHVVALVGRSPQIAAFWNAPLGLVFVDGGHTDEHATSDYEGWAPHVAEGGFLVIHDVFPDPVDEFTGQAPYRVYLRALASGAFTEVSDTGSLRVLRRTGAGI